In one window of Cytophagaceae bacterium ABcell3 DNA:
- a CDS encoding ABC transporter ATP-binding protein: MITESIVNKKTVKSDKVMLNCIDLSKVYPTPKGPFVVLEGFNMKIKQGEFISIIGHSGCGKSTVLSMIAGLNDISKGGIVLDGKHIDGPGPDRAVVFQSPSLFPWMSALENVMLGVRQVFPHATKKQREDICKYYLDKVGLGDSFNKKASEMSNGMQQRVGIARAFALKPKILLLDEPFGMLDSLTRAELQEVLMEVWLKEKITAIMVTHDVDEAIFLSDRVIMMTGGPYAKVGDELNVHLPRPREKKAVLEHPDYYVLREHLISFLEGH; this comes from the coding sequence ACTGCATAGACCTATCTAAGGTTTATCCAACACCTAAAGGGCCTTTTGTAGTATTGGAAGGCTTTAACATGAAGATCAAGCAAGGGGAGTTTATCTCTATTATAGGGCATTCGGGTTGCGGTAAATCTACGGTGCTTTCTATGATCGCAGGGCTTAACGACATATCCAAAGGTGGAATCGTCCTTGATGGAAAACATATAGATGGTCCCGGTCCTGACCGTGCTGTGGTTTTTCAGTCGCCAAGTTTATTTCCATGGATGTCTGCATTGGAAAATGTAATGCTCGGTGTCAGGCAGGTGTTTCCTCATGCAACCAAAAAGCAAAGGGAGGATATCTGTAAATACTACCTAGACAAAGTAGGCTTAGGGGATTCTTTCAATAAAAAAGCATCCGAGATGTCTAATGGAATGCAGCAAAGGGTAGGTATTGCACGGGCTTTTGCTTTAAAGCCCAAGATACTTTTACTGGACGAGCCATTTGGGATGTTGGACAGCCTTACACGTGCCGAACTTCAAGAGGTGCTTATGGAGGTTTGGCTCAAGGAAAAGATAACAGCTATTATGGTTACCCACGATGTGGATGAAGCCATTTTCCTTTCGGACCGGGTTATTATGATGACCGGCGGCCCTTATGCCAAGGTAGGAGACGAGCTAAACGTGCATTTGCCAAGACCTCGTGAGAAAAAAGCTGTTCTGGAGCACCCTGACTACTATGTTTTAAGAGAACATCTTATCAGTTTCTTGGAAGGCCATTGA